TACGAGCACGAGAACAACCGGTTCCTGTACCCGGTGCGCCATCCCAAGGCCGTTCCGGTGCTGGGCGCCATGACGCTTGCCGGGGCACTGAACGTGCGCGGCGTTACCGATGTGCACAGCCTCACCCGGGACTCCGGCGACGCCCTGCCCGGCACGCCCCGGATCATCTACACCCCGGGCCATACCGCCGGGCACGTGGCCCTGCACTATCCGGACCGCGGAACGCTCATCAGCGGCGATTCCCTGGTGACCCTGGACCCCTACACCGGCGCGCGCGGCCCGCAGATCGTCTCCGGCGCCGCGACGGCGGACAGCGCCCAGGCCCTGGCTTCCCTGTCCATGCTGGCCGACACCGACGCTCCCCTGCTGCTGACCGGGCACGGGGAACCGTGGCGGGACGGATCGGCGGCAGCCGTGGAGCAGGCACTGGCCCGCGGGGCGTCCTGACTCCGTCCGGTTCCAGGTCCCGGGTTCAGCCCGGTTCCGGGTTCAGCCAGGTTCCAGGTTCAGCCCGGTTCCGGGTTCAGCCCGGTTCCGGGTTCAGCCCGGTTCCGGGTTCAGCCCGGTTCCGGGTTCAGCCCGGTTCCGGCACTACAGCAGGGCACGACGGCGCCGGGCTAGCTTCCGGCGTCGTCCAGCTCCTGCTCGAGTACCTCAAGGAGCCGAGAGTCCCCGATGGGCCGAAAATGCCCCATGGTTTCCAGCTGGATGTTGCGTGCTCCGGCGAGGTGGCTGCCGGCCGGAATGTGCGGGTCGAAGCCGCTGTAGACCGAGGTGATCCTGCGGTTCACTTCCTGGTTGCGCAGCAGCTCCTGCAGGAACGGGTCCCGCGGGGAAAAGGCGCGGATGCTCGCCAGCGGAAACAGCCGGGCGTAAACGGATCCGGAGAACGGGGTGTTCACGGCGATCATCCGTTCCACCCTGCGGGCACCTTCGGGCAAGGTCATCAGGTGCTTGCCGATCAGCCCGCCCTTGCTGTGCGCCACCACCAGCACGCCGTGCAGGTCCTGTTCCACCAGGTAGCGCTCCACCAGCACGGCGGCGTCTTTGATGACACCGCGGTTGTAGCCCAGCGGGGCCACGGTGTGCACCGGATGCCCGCGCTCGAACAGATAGTCGGCCAAGGGGCGCAGGAACTGCCAGTTTTCGTAGACGCCCGGAATCAGCACCACCGGCACCTGCTGCGGTCCCTCGGGGTGCAGGTAGGCGGACGGGTCGCGGCGCAGGAAAAAGTTCCGGACCTGCCAGTAGGCCACGTAGGCGTAGTCCGAGGCCCAGCCTCCGGCTTCCCTGGCCCGGCGGAAGATCCGCCCCCGGCGCCGGGGGCGGACCCCGGCGCCGGGAGCTGCCCCTTCCAGCGTGGGCTCTGCGCTGCCTTTTTCCCGCGGTTCCTGCGTCACCGGGAGGGAACCGCCGAGTGCAGCAGGGCGGCGGTCTCAACCGGACGGTTGTACATCATCACGTGCGGCTGGCCGGGCACTTCCGCCGTGCGGGTGCCGGGCCGGGCTGCGGCCAGCCGGGCCAGCCAGTCAGCGCGGACCACCGGATCCTTGCCTCCGCGCACCAGCAGCACCGGCGGCTGAACGCCCCGGATCCGTTCCTCCATCCGGTGCCGGATCATCACGGGCAGCGTTTTGAGGTACCAGCGCGGCCCCGCCCGGAACAGATAGTCGGTGACCAGGATGGCATTGACCGCAGGGGGTTCGCCCAGGCAGTCCTGCAGCAGCCGCAGCGCCTGCAGCGGCGCGGAACGTTCGGCGTCGTTGATGGTCGGACCCAGGAGCACCACCGATGACACGGCGTCGGGAGCGGCGAGCGCCATTTCGACTACCACCTGGCAGCCCATGGAGTGGCCCACCCACTGCGCGCCGCGGATACCGGCGGCCTCCAGCGCCTGAACGGCAATCCGCCCGAAATCCTCCATCTGCAGCTGCCGCTCCGGCTTGGGCGCTGTACCAAAGCCGGGCAGTTCCAGCGTATGGACCGTGGCCGTGCGTGCCAGCTCCCAGATCAGCGGGCCGAAGTACCGTTCGGAGGCACCGATCCCGTGTACCAGCACCACCTCTGAACCGGAGCCGGGCCACGCCGGCGTCCCGGCGTCGTCGTACCGGCGGTACGTGCGCAGGTCCACCCGCGCATCGCCCACCGCCACACGCTGGAATTGTGTTCGTGCATCTGCTGCAGGCACGCTGCCCCGCTTCCCTGTGATGTTCCTGAAGGTGCTGTTCCCTAGGGTGGTGTTCCCAAGGTGGTGTTCCCTCTGCCTAGGCCCAGCGTACCGGGGCCGGCACAAGTAAGGCGGGACTTATTATGAGTAGCTCAGAATAAGTGTGTACGATGAGTGTCATGACCGGGACAGCAGCAGCAGAGGAGACCACCGCCAAGTGGTCCGCTGAGCTGCGCGCACACGGCCGCCGGGTCACCAAACAGCGCCTGGCCGTGCTCCGGGCTGTTGACTCCGCACCGCACACGGCAGCGGACGACGTCGCCGCAGCCGTCCGCGCGGAACTTCCGGACATCACGGTGCAGTCGGTATACGTGGTCCTCGCGGACCTGGCCGAGACGGGACTGGTCCGGAAAATCGAACCGCCCAACTCACCCGCCCGGTACGAAACCCGGGTGAACGACAACCACCACCACGCGGTATGCACCGGCTGCGGACGCATCGAGGACGTGGACTGCGCCGTTGGCCACGCCCCCTGCCTCACCCCCGGGAACACCCACGGCATGACCATCCAGATTGCCGATGTGCTCTACCGCGGGCTGTGCACGGAC
This Arthrobacter sp. zg-Y20 DNA region includes the following protein-coding sequences:
- a CDS encoding MBL fold metallo-hydrolase, with protein sequence MFTRSVADGIHRIEHAYVNVYLVEDDNGVAVIDAGLPGMWPHLTGALDELGYGPGDIRALVLTHAHFDHVGTAARLRQEYRTPILVHDADRYIAAHPYRYEHENNRFLYPVRHPKAVPVLGAMTLAGALNVRGVTDVHSLTRDSGDALPGTPRIIYTPGHTAGHVALHYPDRGTLISGDSLVTLDPYTGARGPQIVSGAATADSAQALASLSMLADTDAPLLLTGHGEPWRDGSAAAVEQALARGAS
- a CDS encoding alpha/beta hydrolase — protein: MTQEPREKGSAEPTLEGAAPGAGVRPRRRGRIFRRAREAGGWASDYAYVAYWQVRNFFLRRDPSAYLHPEGPQQVPVVLIPGVYENWQFLRPLADYLFERGHPVHTVAPLGYNRGVIKDAAVLVERYLVEQDLHGVLVVAHSKGGLIGKHLMTLPEGARRVERMIAVNTPFSGSVYARLFPLASIRAFSPRDPFLQELLRNQEVNRRITSVYSGFDPHIPAGSHLAGARNIQLETMGHFRPIGDSRLLEVLEQELDDAGS
- a CDS encoding alpha/beta fold hydrolase; protein product: MPAADARTQFQRVAVGDARVDLRTYRRYDDAGTPAWPGSGSEVVLVHGIGASERYFGPLIWELARTATVHTLELPGFGTAPKPERQLQMEDFGRIAVQALEAAGIRGAQWVGHSMGCQVVVEMALAAPDAVSSVVLLGPTINDAERSAPLQALRLLQDCLGEPPAVNAILVTDYLFRAGPRWYLKTLPVMIRHRMEERIRGVQPPVLLVRGGKDPVVRADWLARLAAARPGTRTAEVPGQPHVMMYNRPVETAALLHSAVPSR
- a CDS encoding Fur family transcriptional regulator, with protein sequence MTGTAAAEETTAKWSAELRAHGRRVTKQRLAVLRAVDSAPHTAADDVAAAVRAELPDITVQSVYVVLADLAETGLVRKIEPPNSPARYETRVNDNHHHAVCTGCGRIEDVDCAVGHAPCLTPGNTHGMTIQIADVLYRGLCTDCAAAAS